The Desulfofalx alkaliphila DSM 12257 genome includes a window with the following:
- a CDS encoding transposase, with product MGKTSNRYDDEFKAHAVSLVVDKGRPISAVAADLGVSQPALRRWVKLSTEPEDSVDKRIAELEAENKALKKDLSDAKDTVEVLK from the coding sequence GTGGGTAAAACAAGTAACAGATATGATGATGAATTTAAGGCTCATGCTGTTAGCCTGGTGGTAGATAAAGGCCGGCCAATAAGCGCAGTAGCCGCCGACCTTGGTGTCTCCCAGCCTGCTCTGAGAAGATGGGTAAAACTGAGTACTGAGCCAGAGGATTCGGTTGACAAGCGAATTGCCGAGCTTGAAGCTGAAAACAAAGCGCTCAAAAAAGATCTTTCGGACGCAAAGGATACCGTTGAAGTGCTAAAAA